The nucleotide sequence TAGACCCGCTCGTAACACTGGATAAAATACTCTCGAACATCCCTGTGGTTAACTGGATAATAACCGGGAAGGACAAAAGCACGGTCACGTTCTACAACAAAATAACCGGGCCGCTAAAAAGCCCAGAGGTCAGGTCGGCAAACACGGAAGAACTTACCAATCAGGCAATAGAAGCATTCGAGGGCATACAAAGCGGCGTCACGGAAACAATAAAGGAGACCTCGCAGGGGATAACGTCCCTGCCGGAAAAGGCGGCGGCATCGATACCAAAGGCCATCACCCCCAAAGAGCTTACAAAACATGTCGGGGGAGCCGTTGACAGCATACAGAGCGGCACAAAGAAAACCATCAAGGGAACAGTGGACACAATAAAGACTCTTCCTGGAAAAGTAACCGGCGGCTCTCCGGCAGAGACGCCGCCTCAAGGCACGGAGTAAACAGCAGGAAAAATCATGTCAAAGACATTCTGGAACAGATTAAAGGTCAACTGGTATAGACGCGGGGCTGCAACCTCCGATTTCGCGAAGAAAGTGCTCCCCGTAATACTTAAAAATGCTCTTGACGCAAAGACATTCCTCGACGTCGGGTGCGGATGCGGCGCGCTCACCATTCCGCTTGCGAAAAAAGCAAAACTGGTAACCGCGCTCGACCCGTCCCTGCACATGATGGATGCTCTAAAGGACGAGCTTAAAAAAGGAAAGATAAAAAACGTAAAGACCGTCAATGCCGCGTGGAGAGAAACAACACTTAAGCCACACGACGCCGTAATTTGCGCAAACGTGCCAGAACTTCTAAAAGACGACGCCTCCTTTTTAAAAGACGCCGACTCTATCGCCAAAAAGGCTGTGTTCCTCGTTGCAGGAGCAGACCCTCTGGCAGACAAGTTCTACTATAAGGAACTCTTCCCTCTTGTCTTTAGAAAAACCTTCGAGCCCAGAAGCGACTATCTAAAGACCTACTCAATGCTCCATTCGCTTGGCATATACGCAAATGTCGAGATAATAAACTACGACTTCGACCAGCCGTTTACCGGCATGGACGAGGCCCTCGAATTCTGGAAGGAGTACATGGGAATCGTCACCGGAGAGCACGATGCGACACTAAGAGATTTTCTCGAAAAGAAACTCGTCAAAACAAAGACCGGGCTCATAGCCAGGTTCCCTAAGAAAAGCGCTGTCATGTGGTGGAGGAAGTAGGGCCGCAAACCT is from Deltaproteobacteria bacterium and encodes:
- a CDS encoding AsmA-like C-terminal domain-containing protein, coding for DPLVTLDKILSNIPVVNWIITGKDKSTVTFYNKITGPLKSPEVRSANTEELTNQAIEAFEGIQSGVTETIKETSQGITSLPEKAAASIPKAITPKELTKHVGGAVDSIQSGTKKTIKGTVDTIKTLPGKVTGGSPAETPPQGTE
- a CDS encoding methyltransferase domain-containing protein — encoded protein: MSKTFWNRLKVNWYRRGAATSDFAKKVLPVILKNALDAKTFLDVGCGCGALTIPLAKKAKLVTALDPSLHMMDALKDELKKGKIKNVKTVNAAWRETTLKPHDAVICANVPELLKDDASFLKDADSIAKKAVFLVAGADPLADKFYYKELFPLVFRKTFEPRSDYLKTYSMLHSLGIYANVEIINYDFDQPFTGMDEALEFWKEYMGIVTGEHDATLRDFLEKKLVKTKTGLIARFPKKSAVMWWRK